The following proteins are co-located in the Choristoneura fumiferana chromosome 23, NRCan_CFum_1, whole genome shotgun sequence genome:
- the Mvd gene encoding mevalonate diphosphate decarboxylase, whose translation MSSSVVTVVAPVNIAVIKYWGKRDEELILPLNDSVSATLDTSVMCAKTSVFASSNITCNEIWLNGKKESFSNKRLINCLDAIKSIAAKEKSVDDDFLSWNVRVCSVNNFPTAAGLASSAAGYACLVTALAKLYNLKSDVSCVARLGSGSACRSVYGGFVQWHAGTDPSGKDSVATQIAEASHWPEMRALILVVGDKAKKTSSTRGMNITAQTSELLKHRIQHCVPQRTTSIIQSIKERNFPKFAEITMKDSNQFHAVCMDSYPPFVYLTEVSHKIIEIIHKYNDLCGGIKVAYTFDAGPNACLYLLEEEVPKMISIIKHFFPSTTPDNLVTGLESTSELVSSDFLEKLAVTAETKKDLIKNVIYTKVGQGPTEVTDGSHLLDEHGLPLNNIE comes from the coding sequence atgagtaGTTCGGTAGTAACGGTCGTCGCCCCTGTTAATATAGCCGTCATAAAATACTGGGGAAAACGTGACGAAGAGCTGATATTACCGTTAAATGACTCCGTGAGTGCTACTTTAGACACAAGTGTGATGTGTGCTAAAACATCTGTATTTGCTAGTTCGAATATTACTTGCAACGAGATATGGCTCAACGGCAAAAAAGAATCGTTCTCAAATAAACGACTGATTAATTGTCTTGATGCCATTAAGTCCATAGCAGCTAAAGAAAAAAGTGTCGATGACGATTTTCTTTCTTGGAATGTTCGCGTATGCTCTGTAAATAACTTTCCAACAGCAGCGGGTCTGGCTTCCTCTGCAGCAGGATATGCCTGCTTAGTAACAGCGTTGGCgaaattgtataatttgaagTCAGACGTGAGTTGTGTAGCAAGATTGGGGTCTGGCAGCGCATGCAGAAGTGTTTACGGCGGATTTGTGCAATGGCACGCTGGTACAGACCCAAGTGGAAAAGACTCGGTCGCAACTCAGATTGCTGAAGCTTCACATTGGCCTGAAATGAGAGCACTTATCCTTGTTGTAGGTGACAAAGCCAAGAAAACTAGTTCTACAAGAGGCATGAATATTACAGCCCAGACTTCAGAACTCCTCAAACACCGCATTCAGCATTGTGTACCCCAAAGAACTACAAGCATTATCCAGTCAATCAAGGAAAGAAACTTCCCAAAATTTGCAGAGATTACCATGAAAGACAGCAACCAATTTCATGCTGTTTGTATGGACTCCTATCCACCTTTTGTGTACCTGACAGAAGTATCTCATAAGATAATTGAGATCATTCACAAATACAATGATCTTTGTGGTGGAATTAAAGTGGCTTATACCTTTGATGCAGGACCTAATGCCTGTTTGTACCTTCTTGAGGAAGAAGTGCCAAAAATGATTTCAattataaaacacttttttcCCTCTACTACACCAGATAACTTGGTCACTGGTCTTGAATCAACATCAGAGCTGGTTAGCAGTGATTTTCTAGAAAAGCTGGCAGTAACAGCAGAGACCAAGAAGGACttgataaaaaatgtaatcTACACCAAAGTTGGACAAGGACCAACTGAAGTCACAGATGGATCACACCTTTTAGACGAGCATGGTCTGCCATTGAACAATATTGAATAA
- the LOC141441368 gene encoding LOW QUALITY PROTEIN: small ribosomal subunit protein RACK1-like (The sequence of the model RefSeq protein was modified relative to this genomic sequence to represent the inferred CDS: inserted 2 bases in 2 codons) produces the protein MTETLKLRGTLCGHNGWVTQIATNPKYPDMILSSSRDKTLIVWKLTRDETNYGVPQKRLYGHSHFISDVVLSSDGNYALSGSWDKTLRLWDLAAGKTTRRFEDHTKDVLSVAFSVDNRQIVSGSXDKTIKLWNTLAECKYTIQDDGHSDWVSCVRFXPNHANPIIVSAGWDRTVKVWHLTNCKLKINHLGHSGYLNTVTVSPDGSLCASGGKDMKAMLWDLNDGKRLHTLDHNDIITALCFSPNRYWLCAAYGPSIKIWDLESKEMVEELRPEIINQTQNSKSDPPQCLSLAWSTDGQTLFAGYSDNIIRVWQVSVSAR, from the exons atgactgAAACATTGAAGCTAAGAGGCACTCTTTGTGGCCACAATGGGTGGGTTACGCAAATTGCGACAAATCCTAAATACCCTGACATGATCCTGTCTTCTTCACGAG ACAAGACCCTCATCGTATGGAAGTTGACCAGAGACGAGACCAACTACGGCGTTCCTCAGAAGCGTCTGTACGGTCACTCTCACTTCATCTCTGATGTGGTTCTGTCAAGCGACGGAAACTACGCTCTGTCTGGTTCTTGGGACAAGACCCTGCGTCTGTGGGACCTTGCTGCTGGCAAGACCACTCGTCGTTTCGAAGACCATACCAAG GATGTCCTCTCCGTGGCCTTCTCTGTGGACAACAGACAGATTGTCTCTGGTT CGGACAAGACCATCAAGTTGTGGAACACCCTTGCCGAATGCAAGTACACCATTCAAGATGATGGACACAGTGACTGGGTGTCATGCGTGCGAT TCCCCAATCATGCAAACCCCATCATTGTGTCTGCTGGCTGGGACCGTACCGTCAAG GTCTGGCATCTTACCAACTGCAAGCTCAAGATTAACCATCTTGGTCACTCAGGTTACCTGAACACAGTAACTGTCTCCCCCGATGGCTCCCTCTGCGCCTCTGGTGGCAAGGATATGAAGGCTATGCTCTGGGACCTGAATGACGGCAAGCGCCTTCACACCCTTGACCACAATGACATCATCACAGCGCTGTGCTTCTCGCCCAACAGATACTGGCTGTGTGCTGCATATGGACCTTCCATTAAGATCTGG GATCTGGAAAGCAAGGAGATGGTGGAGGAACTCCGCCCTGAAATCATTAATCAAACACAGAACTCCAAGTCGGACCCGCCCCAATGCCTCTCCCTCGCCTGGTCCACAGACGGTCAGACCCTCTTTGCTGGTTACTCCGACAACATTATCAGAGTATGGCAGGTGTCAGTCTCAGCGCGATAA